GCGGACACGCCGAGAAGGCGTTTTCCGTGGGGGGGGCAGTTCGAAGTGGGGTCCGCGCCGCGTTTTGCTTTGCCGGACCTCGGCGGTACGCAATTCAGAGAAATGAATTGCCTGTCATACGCTCTAGAACGGAGTAAAAAACGATGTCCGATATTACCCTTTCCGCCTCCGTGCGGCAGAACCTTCTTTCCCTGCAATCCACCACCCAGTTGATCGGCCGCACACAGAACCGGCTGTCCACGGGCCTGCGTGTCGCCAGCCCGATCGACGACCCGGTGTCCTTCTTCCAGGCCAAAGGCCTGACCGATCGCGCCACCGATTTCAGCGAAAAGAAGGACAACATCGATCAGGGCGTCAGCTCGCTAACCGCGGCGACCGACGCCGTGACCGCCGTCGAATCCCTGGTTCAACAGCTCAAGGGTCTGGCGACCAACGCCAAGTCCTCGACCACCACCACCCAGATCGACAACATCGCCAGCCAGTTCAACGATCTGCGCGCGCAGATCGACAACCTGGTCAACGACGCGTCCTATCAGGGCCTCAACCTGGTCGCCGGCACCGGCAGCACTCTGACGGTCAACTTCAGTAACGACACCGCCAGCATCCTCAACGTCAAATCCGTCGATATTCGCGCCGGCGGCACCGGCCTCGACGTTTCCGTGCTGTCGCGCGGCACCGAGGGGATCAACTTCAACCGCAGCGCCATCTCGGCGGGAACGGTTACCGCCGGCGGTTCGATCGCGGTGACCATCGGTGGGCAGTCCGCCAACACCTTGACGGTCGGCGACACCTTCACGCTGACCTACGGCACCCAGACGTTCGCTGTGACTATTTCCTCCACGGCAACGGCGACAACAACGAACTTCCTTTCTCAAGGCACCTATTCGGTCGGCGATACGATCTCCTTCACGATCGCTTCCGCCGCCTTATCGACAGGACCGACTAAATTACTCAATATCGGCGCCGCCAGCGTTTCGGTTTCCGAGGGTGCGGGCGTGCGTCAGGTCGGCGTCGGCTACGCCACCGACCTCAGCAACGCGATCACCAACCTGGACAGCGCCTTGACGACGCTGCGCAGCCGGTCGCAGACCCTGGGTTCGAACGTCGCCTTGTTGCAAACCCGTCTCGACTTCACCAAGAACTATGTCAACACCCTGACCTCCGGTTCGGGCAAGTTGACCTTGGCCGACCTCAACCAGGAAGGCGGTAACCTGCTTGCGTTGCAGACCCGCCAGCAGTTGGGTATTCAGGCCCTGTCGTTCGCCGGGAAGTCCGAACAGGCGATCCTCGGGTTGTTCCGTTAATCCCAGCACCTCTCGGCCTAACATCGGTCGGAAAATCTCATTCTATCCTTCCGCCGGACGATGAGTACCCTCATCGCCCGGCTTTCTCGTTCCGCCTACGCCAACGCCCCTTTATCTTCTTGAATTAAACGTCCACCCACGGGACGTCATATCTCCCTTAATTTTTTGGCGCATTAGGTTTGAGATAAGACCTTCCAAACTTCTTTCGCCGGGACAACAAATTTTCACTTTAGACTAACTCTAAACGTGCATATGTCGGCATATTTTTTTTAAAAGTTGCATTTTCATCCCTTCCAGACTAATCTTGCCGGGACTATGTGGCTACCTTGCCTTTGGGGCTACCGTAGGGCTGGGAGGCCGCCGTAGGGTCGGGGCTTTAGTTTTTCGTCCCGTCAGGCTTCGTTTGTGAGCGATTCGGAGAATCGGATCGCCTTATATGCACTCTAGAATGGAGTACACCCCATGTCCGACATCACCCTTTCCGCCTCCGTGCGGCAGAACCTTCTTTCCCTGCAATCCACCACCCAGTTGATCGGCCGCACACAGAACCGGCTGTCCACGGGCCTGCGCGTCGCCAGCCCGATCGACGACCCGGTGTCGTTCTTCCAGGCCAAAGGCCTGACCGATCGCGCCACCGACTTCAACGAAAAGAAGGACAACATCGATCAGGGCGTCAGCTCGCTGACCGCGGCGACCGACGCCGTGACCGCGATCGAATCCCTGGTTCAACAGCTCAAGGGTCTGGCGACCAACGCCAAATCCTCGACCACCACCACTCAGATTAACAATATTGTCAGCCAGTTCAACGATTTGCGCGGGCAAATCGACAATTTGGCCAACGATGCGTCGTATCAGGGCCTCAACTTGGTCGCCGGCACCGGCAGCACCCTGACGGTCAACTTCAGTAACGACACCGCCAGCATCCTCAACGTTCAATCCGTCGATATCCGCGCCGCCAATACGGGCCTAGACATCGCCCAACTCAGCGCCTACAGCGGCGGCGGCATTCCGCTTAACGTCGCCTATCTTTCCGCCGGCGCAGTGACCGCCGGGGGAAGCGCCACGGTGACCATCGGCGGGCAATCCGCCAGCACCTTGACGGTCGGCGATACCTTCACGCTGTCTTACGGCACCCAGACGTTCACCATCACGGTGACCTCCTCGGCGACCGGCTCGGCGGCGAACCTGCTGTCGGCGGGCACCTATTCGGTCGGCGATACGATCACCTTCACCGCCGTTTCGGCGACCACCACGACGACCACCAAACTATTGAACCTGGGGGCCAGTTCGGTCACGGTCACCGCGACACTGGCCAAACGCGCGATCGGCGTCGGCTTCGCCACTGAACTCAGCTCGCGGATCACCAACCTGGACAGCGCCTTGACGACGCTGCGCAGCCGGTCGCAGACCCTGGGTTCGAACGTCGCCTTGTTGCAAACCCGTCTCGACTTCACCAAGAACTACGTCAACACCCTGACCTCCGGTTCGGGCAAGTTGACCTTGGCCGACCTCAACCAGGAAGGCGGTAACCTGCTTGCGTTGCAGACCCGCCAGCAGTTGGGTATTCAGGCCCTGTCGTTCGCCGGGAAGTCCGAACAGGCGATCCTCGGGTTGTTCCGTTAATCCCAGCACCTCTCGGCCCTTTAAGACCGGGAGTTTCCTTTTGGTGATGAGGCCGGGCGATGGAAAACTTCATCGCCCGGCCTTTGGCGTTGTCCTCGCCTGAGCACACTCGCTTGAGCACATATGTGTTGTTTCCCCCGAGAGTGCGCGGTACCATATCTATATCTATGCGAGTGAACATAATTTCGTTTTCCCGCACGTGTTGCCGTGAGGCATTTTCGCGGCGTGTCGAACGGAGAGGGGCGCGCCTGCGCGCCAACACGAAGGCATGTGAGCGAATGCCGTATGCCCTTCGTGTTGGTAATGGCGTCTTGGTGACAGCGCCATCGAAGATGGCGCATACGAGAGAAAATACAGAGGGGCGTAGCCTGATCGACGCACTTGACGTCGGAATCAGCGCTCTAGAATGGAGTAAAAACCATGTCCGATATTACCCTTTCCGCCGCCGTGCGGCAGAACCTTCTTTCCCTGCAATCCACCACCCAGTTGATCGGCCGCACACAGAACCGGCTGTCCACCGGTCTGCGCGTCGCCAGCCCGATCGACGACCCGGTGGCGTTCTTCCAGGCCAAGGGCCTATCCGACCGCGCCGCCGATTTCAGCGAAAAGAAGGACAACATCGATCAGGGCGTCAGCTCGCTAACCGCGGCGACCGACGCCGTGACCGCCGTCGAATCCCTGGTTCAGCAGCTCAAGGGTCTGGCGACCAACGCCAAGTCCTCGACCACCACCACCCAGATCGACAACATCGCCAGCCAGTTCAACGACTTGCGCGCGCAGATCGACAACCTGGTCAACGACGCGTCCTATCAGGGCCTCAACCTGGTCG
This genomic window from Varunaivibrio sulfuroxidans contains:
- a CDS encoding flagellin, producing MSDITLSASVRQNLLSLQSTTQLIGRTQNRLSTGLRVASPIDDPVSFFQAKGLTDRATDFSEKKDNIDQGVSSLTAATDAVTAVESLVQQLKGLATNAKSSTTTTQIDNIASQFNDLRAQIDNLVNDASYQGLNLVAGTGSTLTVNFSNDTASILNVKSVDIRAGGTGLDVSVLSRGTEGINFNRSAISAGTVTAGGSIAVTIGGQSANTLTVGDTFTLTYGTQTFAVTISSTATATTTNFLSQGTYSVGDTISFTIASAALSTGPTKLLNIGAASVSVSEGAGVRQVGVGYATDLSNAITNLDSALTTLRSRSQTLGSNVALLQTRLDFTKNYVNTLTSGSGKLTLADLNQEGGNLLALQTRQQLGIQALSFAGKSEQAILGLFR
- a CDS encoding flagellin, whose product is MSDITLSASVRQNLLSLQSTTQLIGRTQNRLSTGLRVASPIDDPVSFFQAKGLTDRATDFNEKKDNIDQGVSSLTAATDAVTAIESLVQQLKGLATNAKSSTTTTQINNIVSQFNDLRGQIDNLANDASYQGLNLVAGTGSTLTVNFSNDTASILNVQSVDIRAANTGLDIAQLSAYSGGGIPLNVAYLSAGAVTAGGSATVTIGGQSASTLTVGDTFTLSYGTQTFTITVTSSATGSAANLLSAGTYSVGDTITFTAVSATTTTTTKLLNLGASSVTVTATLAKRAIGVGFATELSSRITNLDSALTTLRSRSQTLGSNVALLQTRLDFTKNYVNTLTSGSGKLTLADLNQEGGNLLALQTRQQLGIQALSFAGKSEQAILGLFR